The Hippoglossus hippoglossus isolate fHipHip1 chromosome 2, fHipHip1.pri, whole genome shotgun sequence genome includes a region encoding these proteins:
- the harbi1 gene encoding putative nuclease HARBI1: protein MAIPIAILDCDLLLHGRGQKTLDRFDLDSVSDTFLLKHFSFPRDFILYLVELLREDVSRRTQRSRAISPDVQVLAALGFYTSGSFQTSMGDTIGISQASMSRCVSNVTKALVEKAPEFIVFNRDPSSRELSSQDFKKMAGFPGVGGVLDCVQVAIKAPNSEDSTYVNKKGFHSVACQLVCDARGLLLSAETNWPGGLNDAEVLERSALGKQLQDTENWWLLGDCRYPLRKWLMTPVNNPESSAEFEYNLAHNATLEIVDRTFRAIQTRFRCLDSTKGYLQYSPARSSSILLACCVLHNASLQSGLDAWTLERTDPPELPESLEQRPEDRDSQAEDLRKKLILKHFS from the exons ATGGCGATCCCTATAGCCATCTTGGATTGTGATCTACTGCTACATGGTCGAGGTCAAAAGACGCTGGACCGCTTTGACCTGGATTCTGTCTCCGACACCTTCCTCCTCAAACATTTTAGCTTCCCAAGAGACTTCATTCTTTATCTGGTGGAATTACTTAGAGAA GATGTGTCTAGACGTACACAGCGGTCCAGAGCCATCAGTCCAGATGTCCAGGTGTTGGCAGCTTTGGGCTTTTACACATCTGGCTCATTCCAGACGTCCATGGGAGATACCATAGGGATCAGCCAGGCTTCGATGTCGAGATGTGTGTCCAACGTGACCAAAGCCTTGGTGGAGAAAGCTCCGGAGTTCATCGTGTTCAACAG GGATCCCTCCAGCAGAGAGCTGTCCTCCCAGGATTTCAAGAAAATGGCAGGATTTCCAGGAGTTGGGGGAGTGCTGGACTGTGTTCAG GTCGCCATCAAAGCTCCAAACAGCGAAGACTCGACATATGTGAACAAGAAAGGGTTTCACTCTGTAGCCTGCCAGCTTGTGTGTGACGCCCGAGGACTGCTGCTCAGCGCAGAGACCAACTGGCCGGGTGGACTCAATGACGCAGAAGTTCTAGAAAGGTCTGCTCTCGgcaaacagctgcaggacaCTGAGAATTGGTGGCTGCTGG GTGACTGTCGTTACCCTTTGAGGAAGTGGTTGATGACCCCAGTCAACAACCCAGAATCCTCTGCAGAGTTTGAATATAATCTGGCGCACAATGCTACACTTGAGATAGTGGACAGGACCTTCAGAGCCATCCAGACCAGATTCAGATGTTTAGACAGCACCAAAGGATACCtacag TACTCTCCAGCGAGGAGTTCATCCATCCTGCTGGCCTGCTGCGTCCTCCACAACGCCTCCCTGCAGTCGGGATTAGACGCCTGGACTCTGGAAAGGACAGACCCCCCCGAGCTACCCGAGAGCCTGGAACAGAGGCCTGAGGACCGCGACAGCCAGGCAGAGGACCTCAGAAAAAAGCTCATactcaaacacttcagctgA
- the atg13 gene encoding autophagy-related protein 13 isoform X2 has protein sequence MDSDLSPQDKKDLDKFIKFFALKTVQVIVQARLGEKICTRSSSSPTGSDWFNLAIKDIPEVTHEAKKALAGQLPGIGRSMCVEISLKTSEGDSMELETWCLEMNEKCDKDIKVSYTVYNRLSVLLKSLLAITRVTPAYKLSRKQGHDYVILYRIYFGEVQLNGLGEGFQTVRVGVVGTPVGTVTLSCAYRTNLAFMSSRQFERSAPIMGIIVDHFVDPPCGSQRPANMGHPCNYRAPDDEDGGPYAGVQDSQEVCTTSFSTSPPSQLYASRLSYHPPTLAGAADLCHPAANPNQVLHAVREGGVMLVPAYPHGTDTHLTAEHAPHTPGSSGDDDGLLHSDEGRSASPFDPVESLNAFTRKVGAFVSKPATQLTAASLDLPFAAFAPRGLDSEENDPMVQPPDSPPCPSPLQASLHSQGSEGSGQQDDFVMVDFRPAFSKDDLLPMDLGTFYREFQNPPQLASLSLHISSQSMADDLDSLPEKLAVYEKNIDEFDAFVDMLQ, from the exons ATGGACAGTGACCTAAGTCCCCAGGATAAAAAGGACTTGGACAAGTTCATCAAGTTCTTTGCCTTGAAG actGTTCAGGTGATAGTCCAAGCCCGACTCGGTGAGAAAATCTGCACTCGCTCTTCCTCATCCCCTACAGGCTCAGACTGG TTTAATTTGGCCATCAAAGACATACCAGAGGTGACTCATGAAGCCAAGAAAGCGCTGGCGGGTCAACTGCCAGGCATCGGACGCTCCATGTGTGTCGAGATCTCCCTGAAGACATCAGAG GGAGACTCAATGGAGTTAGAGACTTGGTGCCTGGAGATGAATGAAAA gtgcGATAAAGACATCAAGGTGTCATATACTGTGTACAACCGTCTGTCTGTGCTTCTGAAGTCTCTGCTGGCCATCACCAGAGTAACACCCGCCTATAAACTGTCCAGAAAGCAGGGACATGACTATGTCATATTATACAG GATTTATTTTGGAGAAGTCCAGCTGAATGGATTAGGGGAAG GTTTTCAGACAGTGCGTGTTGGTGTCGTTGGAACCCCTGTTGGCACAGTCACACTTTCATGTGCCTACCGCACCAACCTGGCATTTATGTCTAGCAG GCAGTTTGAGCGCTCCGCTCCGATCATGGGCATTATCGTGGATCACTTTGTGGATCCTCCCTGCGGCAGCCAGCGTCCTGCAAATATGGGTCACCCCTGCAACTACAG agcTCCAGATGACGAGGACGGAGGACCGTATGCAGGAGTTCAGGATTCACAGGAGGTCTGCAccacctccttctccacctcccctccctctcag ctTTATGCTTCCAGATTATCCTACCATCCTCCAACTCTAGCAGGAGCTGCTGATCTTTGTCACCCCGCTGCCAATCCTAACCAG GTATTGCATGCTGTGAGGGAGGGCGGGGTTATGCTGGTTCCTGCCTATCCTCATGGAACAGACACCCACCTGACAGCCGAGCACGCCCCCCACACCCCTGGCAGCAG CGGCGATGATGACGGTCTGTTGCACAGCGATGAAGGGAGGAGTGCTTCTCCCTTTGACCCGGTGGAGTCTCTCAACGCGTTCACGAGGAAAGTCGGAGCGTTTGTCAGTAAACCCGCCACACAG ctaacAGCAGCCAGTCTGGACCTGCCATTTGCTGCATTCGCTCCTCGAGGCCTGGACTCGGAGGAGAATGATCCCATG gtgcagccCCCAGACTCCCCTCCCTGCCCGTCCCCCCTGCAGGCCAGCCTTCACTCTCAGGGCTCGGAGGGATCGGGGCAGCAGGACGATTTCGTTATGGTCGACTTT AGACCTGCCTTCTCTAAAGACGACCTGTTGCCGATGGATTTGGGCACCTTCTACAGAGAGTTTCAAAATCCTCCACAACTGGCCAGTCTCTCTCTACACATCAGCTCGCAGTCGATGGCCGATGACCTG gaCTCTCTGCCAGAGAAACTGGCAGTCTACGAGAAAAACATCGACGAGTTCGACGCATTTGTGGACATGCTccagtag
- the atg13 gene encoding autophagy-related protein 13 isoform X1: MDSDLSPQDKKDLDKFIKFFALKTVQVIVQARLGEKICTRSSSSPTGSDWFNLAIKDIPEVTHEAKKALAGQLPGIGRSMCVEISLKTSEGDSMELETWCLEMNEKCDKDIKVSYTVYNRLSVLLKSLLAITRVTPAYKLSRKQGHDYVILYRIYFGEVQLNGLGEGFQTVRVGVVGTPVGTVTLSCAYRTNLAFMSSRQFERSAPIMGIIVDHFVDPPCGSQRPANMGHPCNYRAPDDEDGGPYAGVQDSQEVCTTSFSTSPPSQCVCTLSPSPSKLPKPLPLDSLQLPLAPGLVTHTLYASRLSYHPPTLAGAADLCHPAANPNQVLHAVREGGVMLVPAYPHGTDTHLTAEHAPHTPGSSGDDDGLLHSDEGRSASPFDPVESLNAFTRKVGAFVSKPATQLTAASLDLPFAAFAPRGLDSEENDPMVQPPDSPPCPSPLQASLHSQGSEGSGQQDDFVMVDFRPAFSKDDLLPMDLGTFYREFQNPPQLASLSLHISSQSMADDLDSLPEKLAVYEKNIDEFDAFVDMLQ; the protein is encoded by the exons ATGGACAGTGACCTAAGTCCCCAGGATAAAAAGGACTTGGACAAGTTCATCAAGTTCTTTGCCTTGAAG actGTTCAGGTGATAGTCCAAGCCCGACTCGGTGAGAAAATCTGCACTCGCTCTTCCTCATCCCCTACAGGCTCAGACTGG TTTAATTTGGCCATCAAAGACATACCAGAGGTGACTCATGAAGCCAAGAAAGCGCTGGCGGGTCAACTGCCAGGCATCGGACGCTCCATGTGTGTCGAGATCTCCCTGAAGACATCAGAG GGAGACTCAATGGAGTTAGAGACTTGGTGCCTGGAGATGAATGAAAA gtgcGATAAAGACATCAAGGTGTCATATACTGTGTACAACCGTCTGTCTGTGCTTCTGAAGTCTCTGCTGGCCATCACCAGAGTAACACCCGCCTATAAACTGTCCAGAAAGCAGGGACATGACTATGTCATATTATACAG GATTTATTTTGGAGAAGTCCAGCTGAATGGATTAGGGGAAG GTTTTCAGACAGTGCGTGTTGGTGTCGTTGGAACCCCTGTTGGCACAGTCACACTTTCATGTGCCTACCGCACCAACCTGGCATTTATGTCTAGCAG GCAGTTTGAGCGCTCCGCTCCGATCATGGGCATTATCGTGGATCACTTTGTGGATCCTCCCTGCGGCAGCCAGCGTCCTGCAAATATGGGTCACCCCTGCAACTACAG agcTCCAGATGACGAGGACGGAGGACCGTATGCAGGAGTTCAGGATTCACAGGAGGTCTGCAccacctccttctccacctcccctccctctcag tgtgtgtgcacactgagTCCGTCTCCCTCTAAACTGCCCAAGCCCCTCCCTCTGGACAGTCTGCAGCTTCCATTGGCTCCCGGACTTGTCACTCACACT ctTTATGCTTCCAGATTATCCTACCATCCTCCAACTCTAGCAGGAGCTGCTGATCTTTGTCACCCCGCTGCCAATCCTAACCAG GTATTGCATGCTGTGAGGGAGGGCGGGGTTATGCTGGTTCCTGCCTATCCTCATGGAACAGACACCCACCTGACAGCCGAGCACGCCCCCCACACCCCTGGCAGCAG CGGCGATGATGACGGTCTGTTGCACAGCGATGAAGGGAGGAGTGCTTCTCCCTTTGACCCGGTGGAGTCTCTCAACGCGTTCACGAGGAAAGTCGGAGCGTTTGTCAGTAAACCCGCCACACAG ctaacAGCAGCCAGTCTGGACCTGCCATTTGCTGCATTCGCTCCTCGAGGCCTGGACTCGGAGGAGAATGATCCCATG gtgcagccCCCAGACTCCCCTCCCTGCCCGTCCCCCCTGCAGGCCAGCCTTCACTCTCAGGGCTCGGAGGGATCGGGGCAGCAGGACGATTTCGTTATGGTCGACTTT AGACCTGCCTTCTCTAAAGACGACCTGTTGCCGATGGATTTGGGCACCTTCTACAGAGAGTTTCAAAATCCTCCACAACTGGCCAGTCTCTCTCTACACATCAGCTCGCAGTCGATGGCCGATGACCTG gaCTCTCTGCCAGAGAAACTGGCAGTCTACGAGAAAAACATCGACGAGTTCGACGCATTTGTGGACATGCTccagtag